In Setaria italica strain Yugu1 chromosome IX, Setaria_italica_v2.0, whole genome shotgun sequence, the genomic stretch gccgtcctcgtcgtcgtcgcaggCGGGTGGCCTCCTCGGCTCGCTGTTcgcgctcggcgccgccgcgccgctgctcgaCGGCCCCGCGGCGCCGATGCTGGAGGGCCGCGGCGCGGGGTTGTTCGACCTCGGCCTCGGGCTGCCGGTACCAGGCGGGGCCGTGGGCGGCGCTGGCGATGCGGGCGTGCAGATGCAGGGCCTCGGGCTCAtcaggggaggcggcggtggccacgCCGGCGGGGCGTCGTCGGGGCTGTTCTGGCCTGCCGGGCTGCTGGACAGCGACAGCGTGGACACGTGGAAGATGCTCCCCGGCGTCGGAGCGGGTGCAATGTGGCCGGAGTtctctgcggcggcggcgccggcgccacagGCAGGCGGGCTGCTGCACGGCGGCGCGCAGCTCATGTGAGAGTGCACGCGGCCGGCCGTCTTCTCCTTCGTTGGTTCCCCATACAGTATAAGCGCTCTATAGGCATGCAGTGCAGCTCTGCTCGCATGCGTACGTAGTCTGTTAAAAATTTTTGTTCAGGTGCCCTGCGATCCATGTCTTCGTTTGTGTCGTGTCCTCTGTGTCCTGTTGCCCGTGTTAGATGGCTAGAAAGGGCCCTAGTTTGCAGAGCTTTGGTCTCTAGCTAGTAGAGTGTGGTCATCTATATCTCTGTGATAGTCCTAAAGACTAGCGTCTCTTGTATGCATGTGAATGTTAAGCTTTATTATGGTATAAGTGATTTACAGGTCAACAAAATTCTGTTTTTGTTAATCATCTGTACTGTCTCGGATCAACAATTGGCCATCCAATTCCTGAGCGTGCACTCTAGCTAGGAAAAGAATTGATCACTGACTTCTCTGTATCGTTAGCTCATCGATCTGCACGTTTTCCTTCCAGAATTCGTTTCGACATGTATGTGTAAACTGTAAAGGTAGGTGTTTTGCTCTGAAATCCAAGGGTACCAATATCTTGACTTTTTTTTAATACGTGCatagcacgtttttcattaagaataAGAGAATTGCAATGCAACTTCAGGAGAGATCTCAAAGCGCAGGGCTACAAGAACCACCACCTTAGACCAacaacagaaaaaagaaaatcatagcaccaccaccacactaaaCACAACCTAAGACGACTAAAACCTATAGGAAATAAGGACACCAATAACACACGCACATCACCGATTGCCTAACAACCCGGAGCCAGCAGAGGTACAGCGAGAATGTCATGCAGAACGATACCTCCAAGGGGGAGCGCCATCACTTGTCTATCCACCGAGGAGCAGACCAAGTCTTTACCTGGCAAAACCAAATGGATTTGGTGGCCGCAACAACGCCCCTAGTGAGGTGCTCTAAGGAACGTAACGTTGTCGGCACCGACGAATGCCGAGTAAAGCTTTCGCTAAGGCCCCAAAACCAACTCCACGCAACCGACCGCCAGGCCTGGATGAGAACCAAATCGATAGGATGGCAGCGAGCGATccacggcgacgacgatggGGAACATCCGTAGGCCAGCGACCGGTATCATGATGACCCAAAGATGACCAGGGGCGACCGCGATGACAAAAAGACGATCAGGGGGGAGAGGGGAGCCGAGGGCCCCAACAACACTCGACGACGATGATTCGGGATGACCCATGGTAGTGGCAGTCGCCGTGGGATGGCGGCAACCCGAAGCACCATGGGGAGGACGAAGACCCATCCTCCCATCCCTGCCAGCGAAGAAGATGGCTAGAGGACACATGACCCACGAGCGACAACCATCGGCAGGAGCCAGTGCCGGTCCTAAGTTTTTAAGGGTCCTCTGGCGAACTCGTCACGAGGGCCCTCTAAACTATATATAAATTTTATAGTATATATAAGCGCTATTTTTTCTTGCAAAAACAAATctagtaatatatttttaattcaACATGTTTGATAATTATCGAAGAACAATAAAGACTAAAACTAATAAGATTACCTTAAGGAAGATAGAACTCCATAATATACATTGCTTCTCATAAAAATATAGTTCTTCGggcatttcttgatgcaaaatcatcaaggaCGGTATTGAGATCAATAGTGTCCAAGATATCGCTCTCGATGGTGCACATAGCCAATCCATTTAACCTTTCTTGTGACATAGTTGATCTCAAATAGTTCTTcaacaacttcaattttgagAAACTTCTTTCTGCCGAAGCTACAGTCACAGGTACAGTTAAGAGGATTCGATAGGCAACTGAAACATTTGGATAGCAATCTGCAGCTATAACAAACTCCAGAATCTCAAGCGCTGACATCAAAGAATCCGGCAAAGTCACTTGTAGCACCtttaattctgaaaaaaaatcattgatctCAACATCGGATGAGTTATCCTGAGAAATTTTTTTCACAAAATTCTTGCAGTGCAGCCAAATATCAGCTTCATCCAAagatttcaaattttttgaGTTGAACAAGAACCCAAAAATGTTATCAAATTTTTTCATCTCCTCAAATCTACTAGTCAATGAAGCAATTGCAGCATCAATCATAACATTGAAGTACTCTACTCTAAAtgagtccacagcagatcgttgtatttcctcatcttggtcatcttgttcataaaattgtttctttctctttccttgacgtttTGTACGAAATTTTGGCTCTATATCCATTTCAGATGCAATATTTTTTGCTGTATCCATACTAGAAGTGAAACCTTCATCTCTATACTTCTTAAAATATGATATGACACCTTCAATATGTTTGAGAGTATCATCTATACTCACAATTTTAaattgcaacttcttgctcaccTTATCTATAGAGAATAAAATATCGTGCCAAATAACCAAACCAACTAAAAATTCAATATTCTCTAGTGCACTCACCAAAGATTGACATTCACTAACTGCCATTGGATCATCAGTTGAAGCCTTCTCTAGCACTATTAAAGCTGATCTTATTTGAGGAGTTTGGAATCTGATAGCTTGAACACTTTTTATTCGACTTTCCCAGCGTGTATTAGACCATGACTTAACTGTCAATCCTGGAATATTGTCCACTAAAATCTTCCACCTTTTAGTAGATTTTGCAAACAATGTGTATATATGTTGGATGAGACCAAAAAAGAAATAGCTTGCCTGCAAGATTTAACAAATAGTAAGTTTGAAACTTTTTCCCAAAACATGACATATTATATGAAAACAATGTATAATAGAAATAATAGTTTACCCGCAAGATTTtcccatatcacaaagagtaagattcaGACTACGACATGCACACGGCATGTATAGTGCTTTTCGATTAATTTCAAGCAAGCGCTTCTGAACACCTTGGTGAGAACCCTTCATATTTGAACCATTATCATAGCTTTGTCCTCTCACATCATCAATATTTAAATCAAGGGTGGCCAATACATTCTTTAATTCATTAAAAAGACCCAATCCTGATGTGTCATCTACCTTCAAAAACTCTAGGAAGAACTCCTCTACCCTTGGAACATTCCTCGACATATTGACACACCGAATAATTAGAGTCATTTGTTCTTCATGGCTCACATCTGGAGTACAATctaaaatcacagaaaaatactTTACATCTTTGATGATCTTTAGTATAGTTTTTTTCACACAATCTGCAAGAAGAGAAATCATCTTATTCTGAATTTTATGCccaagataatgatgatgaatcTCATTATTTTGAATCTGCCTAATATGGTCTTGCATCACGGGATCAAATTCACCCATCATTTCAACTGTGCCCAGAAAGTTACCATTGCTATCTTGATATCGTTTCTCATTTTTCCCTCGAAAAGCCAAATTATGTTTAGCAAGAAACTTGATAGCAGAAACAATTCTTACTAAAACTTGTCTCCAACGCTCTCTCTCCTTTGCAATTTCTCGttgcaaatcatcatcaatcATTTTATTTTTGCTCAATCTTAGCCTAACTTCATTCCAAGTATTCATGTTTGTTATATGCTCAGCACTGTTCTCATGTTGCTTAAGTCTAAGACTAAGATGTTTCCAATCCCTCAATCCATCATGTGCTAGCAAACTTTTGCTCTGACTTGATTTGAACAATttgcagcaaaaacaaaaaactttgtcCACATATTTAGAGTAAACCAACCATTTTCTATCAACCACCTCAACATTGCTTAACTTTCTGGAGTAGTAAGTATATGAAAAATGTCTATTAAGAGCATCTACAGGGAACTCAAGATTCAATTCTCTCACCGGCCCCTTTACAATCAATATATCTCTACCCTTATTATCAAGATTTTCCCAAATTCTAGGATCAAAGACATCATGAATAGAAGCTTCTTGCAcatcatcaattgaattttcagGTTGAGAGGAAGGCTGTAAATTTTCATTCTTTGTAGCTTCATCAATGTCATCAACTTGTTCACTTAAATTATCATTAacttgttgctgttgctgcccTTGTCCTTCAATATCAAGTGCATCTACAGGATTATCATCAGGCACAACACTCCTTGAAGCTGAAAAAAACTTATGTATAGCACCTTTTTGAGATTCAATAAATTGATCTTCTACTCTTTTccgttttcttttttgagatcCCGACAAATGTTTTTTAGGTAACATTTTAAGTTTCTAACACCtaaattagaagaaaaataTGACTATATGAGTACCGAGTACTAGAAATCGAAGTAATTAATTTAGATTAAAAACGATAAGAAAAAAAGCCTGACGAGGAAGGGAGGAAGCACACTGCACCTGCACGAGCCGCAGTCCTGCACGATGTGTCGTCTGTGGTCTCAGGTCTGCCCGTCACGGCGTCGCCGTAGGCAATCTGCGGTTGAGGTGTCGCCGTGTCGGGTCGCTGTCGCCTATCGCAACGCATGACAGGAGGCAGGGGGCACTGGCACAGTCATCGCGTCGGCAGGGACCAGGGGCATGCGGAGACGACGAATTACGGACGGCCAACTGCGGACGGCGTGGCGTAGACCTGAGATCAGGCGACAGGCATTCGCGTCATTGCCTGTATACCTAAAAGGCCTATACGGCTATACCTATTACCTAGGGTCTTTGGCTAGGCCCCCCACTCCTGTGGGCCCTAGGTCGGTGCACCTCGTGCACCCTCCAAGGGCCAGCACTAGCAGGAGTGACCCAAGAGCAAGCGACCCACCGCGGAGACCGACATCACCAAAGAGGGCAACTACGTGGTTGTCCCCGAAGGAGTTGAAGCACAGGTTGACAAAGTCAGCCAACATCGGGTGGCAGGGGGTGTGCCGGCGAGCGCGTCGCCCTCCTCTTGCGTGGCCCGGCAACCTCCCTGCCGTCCTTCTCCATGACCATGGCACCACGAATGTGGTCGCCGTGCTGGGCATCCGCCATGAAGCCATCGGTGGGAGCCGGTGGTGACGAAGCGGCGACCTGTCGGGGGGAGCATGGTGACCCGGCCCATAAAGGCATGACCTTGGATGTGCTGATGACATCCCGACCCATCGGCGGCTTGATGGCGGGGAGGAGGCCTGAACCGGCCGTGCGCTGGTGGCAAGAGTAGCAGGGGCTGCCACCGCACTAGAGTAGGAGGGCCCGAGCAAGCACGGATCCAGGGACGCCCCGCTCGTGGCCGTAGCAGAACCACCACCCCGACACCAGGGAGCCCCGGGCAGCAGATGGAGAGCGCCGTCCATGCTGCGGGTGCCCCGTCGGGTGGTAGCGCCAGGAGCAGCACTGCGGGGACAAGTGCGGTGAGAGGAGCAGGGGGGAGGCCGACGGCCCAAAGTCGCGCGGCGAGGCACGGGTACGCGCACGCCCAGCCAGCAGCCCTAGCTTCACGTGCTGCCGTCGTGGTAAGGTCCAGTGGTGCGGCGCTGCCGTGCTTGCCGGGCCAGGAAGACCCTCCCCCCTGGAGCTCGGGAGAGTCCAGATCTAGGCTCGAACGTAGCAGATCCGGCGAAGGGCGACTAGCAGCACCGGCAGCCAAGATGACCTTGATCAGGAGAgcaggagaggaagagaaggaagaaggagggaaGGAGACGCGCGTGGCACCGGCTTCGGGCCACTGCTGGCTGCCACTGCCGGTCGGCTACCGGCGGTAGTGGCGGCAGCTGGGCGTCGGTTTGGTGGGAGCGGCGACGACCTCTGGATGGGTCACCCCCGAGTCGTTCCTAAGAGCAACGTGGGGAGGGGAAAAATCCCAGTATCTTGACCTTCACTATAGAGTAGAATGTGCTTTGCCACACGCACAGAAGGACCACGGCCAACGGCGCCCGAGGTGCCATGGCTGGCCGTTGACCGTTGTGATGCAACCTCGACAACCCGACGCCATGATGGATGGGCCGACGCTCTGCCTTAAAAGATTGGGCTTGGGCCGTATGTACTGTGGGCTGCCTTCAAGCTTGTGGGGCCCAAATCCATCTTTGTCACCTGAGATTTCAAAAGAACAGCAAGTGATATGGACGATGGAAAGAAACAGGGATCCTGTGTTGGATCAGTCAGCTAGATGTGGCTGGTCAACTAATCAATGACACGTAAACTTTTagcgtgtgtttggtttgagagtTGAAGTGG encodes the following:
- the LOC105915111 gene encoding zinc finger MYM-type protein 1-like; translated protein: MLPKKHLSGSQKRKRKRVEDQFIESQKGAIHKFFSASRSVVPDDNPVDALDIEGQGQQQQQVNDNLSEQVDDIDEATKNENLQPSSQPENSIDDVQEASIHDVFDPRIWENLDNKGRDILIVKGPVRELNLEFPVDALNRHFSYTYYSRKLSNVEVVDRKWLVYSKYVDKVFCFCCKLFKSSQSKSLLAHDGLRDWKHLSLRLKQHENSAEHITNMNTWNEVRLRLSKNKMIDDDLQREIAKERERWRQVLVRIVSAIKFLAKHNLAFRGKNEKRYQDSNGNFLGTVEMMGEFDPVMQDHIRQIQNNEIHHHYLGHKIQNKMISLLADCVKKTILKIIKDVKYFSVILDCTPDVSHEEQMTLIIRCVNMSRNVPRVEEFFLEFLKVDDTSGLGLFNELKNVLATLDLNIDDVRGQSYDNGSNMKGSHQGVQKRLLEINRKALYMPCACRSLNLTLCDMGKSCG